One segment of Streptomyces sp. YIM 121038 DNA contains the following:
- a CDS encoding AAC(3) family N-acetyltransferase, with protein MVITAEQLVATIDELALAQRPVMIHASLRSFGEPIEGGADAVLDALLSRGCTVLVPSFTEPQFGVIPPITMRPARNGIDYAALPDEAAARPEAAAHYTVDCGVINPGMGVLPTRLLARGAARRGQHPLNSFAAIGPQAAELVDTQTPTNVYGPVRALADTNGSILLVGVGLNRMTALHLAEQDSGRQLPIRWARTADDRVIMVETGSCSEGFPRLGPWLQPLARTARVGGCLWSVYPAKETLAAAVDAMISDQGVTHCADAGCLACRDSVAGGPIGPISLG; from the coding sequence ATGGTGATCACTGCCGAACAACTCGTCGCAACCATCGACGAACTGGCACTGGCGCAACGGCCGGTCATGATCCATGCATCGCTTCGGTCCTTCGGCGAGCCCATCGAGGGCGGAGCGGACGCTGTACTGGACGCCTTGCTCTCCCGCGGCTGCACCGTGTTGGTCCCGTCGTTCACCGAACCGCAGTTCGGCGTCATTCCACCAATTACGATGCGCCCGGCCCGCAACGGCATCGACTACGCGGCTCTGCCCGACGAGGCGGCGGCCAGACCCGAGGCAGCCGCCCACTACACCGTCGACTGCGGCGTCATCAACCCAGGCATGGGCGTACTGCCGACCCGACTGCTCGCCCGAGGCGCGGCGAGGCGCGGCCAGCACCCGCTCAATTCCTTCGCAGCCATCGGGCCACAAGCCGCCGAACTCGTCGACACTCAGACCCCGACCAATGTGTATGGACCCGTGCGTGCCCTTGCAGACACCAACGGCTCCATCCTTCTGGTGGGTGTCGGACTGAACCGGATGACCGCGCTCCACCTGGCCGAACAGGATTCCGGCCGACAGCTGCCCATCCGCTGGGCGCGCACAGCAGACGACCGAGTGATCATGGTGGAGACAGGCTCGTGCTCAGAGGGATTCCCACGCTTGGGACCCTGGCTGCAGCCGCTGGCACGCACTGCCCGGGTGGGCGGGTGCCTGTGGAGCGTCTACCCAGCGAAGGAGACCCTTGCCGCCGCGGTCGACGCCATGATCTCCGATCAGGGCGTCACCCACTGCGCCGACGCCGGTTGCCTCGCCTGCCGGGACTCGGTGGCCGGCGGTCCGATCGGCCCGATTTCGCTGGGATGA
- a CDS encoding ATP-binding protein, whose amino-acid sequence MAVDHALAEACQQQRFLCVLGDAGVGKTFAVHHAARTRFPQARVSLRLGARPRPADLRAHLHHALELQNAAPAEPAAADALIRRALRARPRIVVVDEADRMPEACFEYLRFLHDDLPGGLCTVLIAGQRGERALRAQQMLHTRTAQWLTLPPLARDEIPRTVPVLHPLWQTVAHDHLWSLDGDFAHGSLRRWALLTHHIQRTLTATGATSPHPGLLRQIIRRIDTSHRP is encoded by the coding sequence GTGGCAGTCGATCACGCGCTCGCCGAGGCCTGCCAGCAGCAGCGTTTCCTGTGCGTACTGGGCGACGCTGGAGTCGGTAAGACCTTCGCCGTCCACCACGCTGCCCGTACCCGCTTCCCTCAGGCGCGCGTCTCGCTGCGTCTGGGAGCCAGGCCCCGGCCGGCCGACCTGCGCGCCCACCTGCACCACGCTCTCGAACTGCAGAACGCTGCGCCGGCCGAACCGGCGGCTGCCGACGCCCTGATCCGCCGTGCGCTGAGAGCCAGGCCGCGCATCGTGGTCGTCGACGAAGCCGACCGGATGCCCGAGGCATGCTTCGAGTACCTCCGGTTCCTGCACGACGACCTTCCCGGCGGACTGTGCACCGTCCTGATCGCCGGACAGCGAGGTGAACGGGCCCTGCGCGCCCAGCAGATGCTCCACACCCGCACCGCGCAGTGGCTCACCCTCCCACCGCTGGCCCGTGATGAGATTCCCCGTACCGTTCCCGTCCTGCACCCGCTGTGGCAGACCGTTGCACACGATCATCTCTGGTCGCTGGACGGCGACTTCGCCCACGGAAGCCTGCGCCGCTGGGCCCTGCTCACCCACCACATCCAACGCACCCTGACCGCCACCGGTGCAACCAGCCCCCACCCGGGTCTGTTGCGGCAGATCATCCGCCGTATCGACACCTCCCACCGCCCATGA
- a CDS encoding ATP-binding protein, whose amino-acid sequence MPTWALNAAKTAIKDAVEGGRMTCLHGDAGVGKTLGASIALRTIGCEQMIWPWLRFSSTARTLREKLFHALVLDGPVPHRPAAVDALLHEALARRRYALVLDDVQNLNADCLRLIRSLWDAGDSHSRPAVVFIGDQRGYKKLRREQAARISTWNRIDRLGADEVRTAAPAFHHEWAKVPLNLIGKADAYGPQGRIRSGLTVRWACPGRNASPPAATQGCAARPPTHPRV is encoded by the coding sequence GTGCCGACCTGGGCACTGAACGCAGCCAAGACCGCGATCAAGGACGCCGTTGAGGGCGGTCGCATGACGTGCCTTCATGGCGACGCAGGTGTCGGCAAGACACTCGGCGCCTCCATCGCGCTGCGCACCATCGGATGCGAGCAAATGATCTGGCCATGGCTCCGCTTCAGTTCCACCGCGCGCACCCTGCGCGAGAAACTCTTCCACGCCCTGGTGCTGGACGGGCCTGTGCCCCACCGGCCCGCAGCGGTGGACGCGTTGCTGCACGAGGCACTCGCCCGCCGCCGCTATGCCCTGGTGCTTGACGATGTACAGAACCTGAACGCCGACTGCCTGCGTCTGATTCGCTCTCTGTGGGACGCGGGAGACAGCCACAGCCGTCCTGCTGTCGTGTTCATCGGTGACCAGCGCGGCTATAAGAAGCTGCGCAGGGAACAGGCCGCGCGGATCTCTACCTGGAACAGGATCGACCGCCTGGGAGCCGACGAGGTCCGCACCGCAGCGCCCGCCTTCCACCATGAGTGGGCGAAGGTGCCCCTAAACCTCATTGGCAAGGCCGACGCGTACGGTCCGCAGGGCCGTATACGAAGCGGACTGACGGTGCGATGGGCCTGTCCCGGGAGGAACGCGTCCCCTCCTGCGGCGACGCAGGGGTGCGCTGCCCGCCCGCCGACGCATCCCCGGGTATGA
- a CDS encoding response regulator transcription factor, with translation MTDQDIRVVIADDHAFTRYGLRVLLESDPGITVVAEASDGHEAVEQTIKLRPDVVVMDVRMPNGSGLWATQEIQKARPGTKVLVHSEYEADPNVMAAMRAGASGFLMKAGDVTQIIRAVRDVAAGAWIFNLSDTARMRPWFDDLRTARREAAFPQLTSREREILNIIATPKQTTASAAARLGISTKRVENAVTDIKAKLGATDRAQLITMARTAGLGAVP, from the coding sequence ATGACGGACCAGGACATTCGTGTCGTCATCGCCGACGACCACGCCTTCACCCGGTACGGACTGCGCGTACTGCTGGAATCCGATCCCGGCATCACCGTCGTCGCCGAAGCCAGCGACGGCCACGAAGCCGTGGAGCAGACCATCAAGCTCCGTCCCGACGTCGTCGTCATGGACGTACGAATGCCCAACGGCAGCGGACTGTGGGCGACCCAGGAAATCCAAAAAGCCCGCCCCGGAACCAAGGTTCTCGTCCACTCCGAGTACGAGGCAGACCCCAACGTCATGGCCGCGATGCGAGCCGGCGCCTCGGGCTTCCTCATGAAGGCCGGAGACGTCACACAGATCATCCGCGCGGTGCGCGACGTCGCCGCCGGCGCGTGGATCTTCAACCTCTCCGACACGGCCCGCATGCGCCCCTGGTTCGATGACCTGCGCACAGCCCGACGCGAAGCCGCCTTCCCCCAACTGACCTCCAGGGAAAGGGAGATCCTCAACATCATCGCTACCCCGAAGCAGACCACCGCCAGCGCCGCGGCCCGCCTAGGCATCAGCACCAAGCGGGTCGAGAACGCTGTGACCGACATCAAAGCCAAACTCGGCGCCACCGACCGCGCGCAGCTCATCACCATGGCGCGCACCGCAGGTCTCGGAGCAGTGCCATGA
- a CDS encoding ATP-binding protein — translation MTTAPKHKHIGQRRQPVTASPGEASRRRPDLRPQHFLGLKDSTLVATDTLLQIKDTVIDTVESKAMSVIYGDPGLGKSFSTRATIQEMNPDLILPLDFARSRPGPKDLREELFHQMRLNCKMPGTATAFDKLLREALPRRPYVIVCDEAQQYRRENFEFLRKLWDNCDPQPAIVFVGGREAYETLQSDPALASRIYIRLEILAMTEDEILKTVPDSHPVWRGVDEALLKRVDTQYALGSFREWVKVTKHVIKGMEYFGVEQVNDEVVDWALARC, via the coding sequence GTGACAACGGCCCCCAAGCACAAGCACATTGGCCAGCGCCGCCAGCCGGTCACCGCATCACCGGGCGAGGCATCGAGGCGCCGCCCCGACCTGCGCCCGCAGCACTTCCTCGGCCTCAAGGACTCCACGCTGGTCGCCACGGACACCCTGCTGCAGATCAAGGACACCGTCATCGACACCGTCGAGTCGAAGGCCATGTCCGTGATCTACGGCGACCCGGGGCTTGGCAAGAGTTTCTCCACCCGCGCCACGATCCAGGAGATGAACCCGGACCTGATCCTCCCCCTCGACTTCGCCCGTTCCCGCCCCGGGCCGAAGGACCTGCGCGAGGAGCTGTTCCACCAGATGCGGCTCAACTGCAAGATGCCCGGCACTGCGACCGCGTTCGACAAGCTGCTGCGCGAAGCCCTGCCGCGGCGTCCGTATGTGATCGTGTGCGATGAGGCCCAGCAGTACCGGCGGGAGAATTTCGAGTTCCTGCGCAAATTGTGGGACAACTGCGACCCCCAGCCCGCCATCGTCTTCGTCGGCGGCCGCGAGGCCTACGAGACCCTGCAGAGCGACCCGGCGCTCGCCTCCCGGATCTACATTCGCCTGGAGATCCTCGCGATGACCGAGGACGAGATCCTCAAAACCGTCCCCGACTCCCACCCCGTGTGGCGCGGTGTGGACGAGGCGCTGCTCAAGCGGGTCGACACCCAGTACGCGCTGGGCTCCTTCCGCGAGTGGGTCAAGGTGACCAAGCACGTCATCAAGGGCATGGAGTACTTCGGCGTCGAGCAGGTCAACGATGAGGTCGTCGACTGGGCCCTGGCCCGATGCTGA
- a CDS encoding histidine kinase, with protein MGILTLVCVVPTRGDPRPDWDPWLLAVAEPVPLVAYAYPGFVVARRRPGNRIGWLLLVSGFGGALDALGHAYAVYAIGRDLPAGILAAWVSNWAFALHFFPLYFLLLCFPDGALPSGRWRIVTWYTGVCGVWVPLSVALLLGTIDRDYFPNVRNPLGLLPLEAFYVPYEALLSSVQVAGPFVLCALSLLARYRRTNAKSRQQFKWVAFAALASLVMLAGAVLLQDPWISVAIDLILVTFSVSIAIAIVRHNLFDIDRLLSRSLLYLGMTAGVAGLYIGAVSLFALMSQRFITAKAPLLATGVVAVVLQPLRALLQRVVNRLVYGLREDPYAVLAGLDRRLETVLAPRQLLPEAVATIAKALRLPYVAVEVKRAAAYGAAGGRLAVHGAERPVALRLALVHQGEEIGTLAVAARAAEDGFSGADLRLLADVARHLAQAAAGVRLSLALLQEQERAVTARAEERRHLARDLHDSVGPVLSHAASAVETACAAVHTDPSRAADLVTGALVHIRQGSDDLRWIALGLRSPVDQLGLREAVLAYLDRVPVTVHTDMPDLLPPMPAAVEEAVYRILTEAVTDVLRHARAACCWVSLELSDGHLTLTVADDGQGPPGAARPSEGLASIRECAIAIGGMCEFRARSGGGRAYIARLPRSLPGAQLPATREASPLQPGPRHRDSDRAGGEP; from the coding sequence ATGGGGATCCTCACCCTGGTGTGCGTCGTGCCGACCCGAGGGGACCCCCGGCCCGACTGGGACCCGTGGTTACTCGCCGTGGCGGAGCCCGTGCCGCTCGTCGCCTACGCCTACCCGGGCTTCGTGGTGGCCCGGCGTCGCCCTGGGAACCGGATCGGGTGGTTGCTGCTGGTGTCCGGGTTCGGGGGCGCGCTCGACGCGCTGGGGCACGCCTACGCTGTGTATGCAATTGGGCGGGACCTTCCCGCAGGCATCCTGGCGGCGTGGGTGTCCAACTGGGCCTTTGCTCTGCACTTCTTTCCGCTCTATTTCCTGCTGCTGTGCTTCCCTGATGGCGCGCTGCCGTCCGGCCGATGGCGGATCGTCACCTGGTACACGGGTGTGTGCGGAGTATGGGTCCCACTGTCCGTTGCCCTTTTGCTGGGAACGATTGACCGTGACTACTTCCCGAACGTACGCAACCCGCTCGGCCTCTTGCCGCTGGAGGCGTTCTACGTCCCATACGAAGCCTTGCTGTCGTCGGTGCAGGTGGCCGGCCCCTTCGTGCTCTGCGCCCTCTCACTCCTGGCCCGCTACCGCCGCACGAATGCAAAGTCCCGGCAGCAGTTCAAATGGGTGGCGTTCGCGGCGCTGGCGAGCCTGGTCATGCTGGCGGGGGCGGTGCTGCTCCAGGACCCCTGGATCAGCGTCGCTATCGATCTGATCCTCGTGACGTTCAGCGTGTCCATCGCGATCGCGATCGTCCGCCACAACCTCTTCGATATCGACCGCCTGTTGAGCCGGTCGTTGCTGTACCTGGGGATGACCGCGGGTGTGGCCGGACTCTACATCGGCGCCGTGAGCCTGTTCGCACTGATGTCGCAGCGTTTCATCACCGCGAAGGCTCCCCTGCTGGCGACCGGTGTCGTGGCGGTCGTCCTCCAGCCCTTGCGTGCGCTGCTGCAGCGCGTGGTCAATCGTCTGGTCTACGGGCTGAGGGAGGATCCGTACGCGGTACTGGCCGGCCTCGACCGCCGCCTGGAGACGGTGCTCGCCCCCCGCCAGCTGCTGCCCGAGGCCGTCGCGACCATCGCCAAGGCCCTGCGCCTGCCCTACGTAGCCGTCGAAGTGAAGCGTGCGGCGGCATACGGCGCCGCAGGAGGCCGCCTCGCGGTACACGGAGCCGAGCGCCCCGTGGCGCTGCGGCTCGCGCTGGTCCATCAAGGCGAGGAGATCGGCACGCTAGCGGTCGCGGCGAGAGCGGCCGAGGACGGCTTCTCGGGCGCGGACCTGCGTCTGCTCGCGGACGTGGCCCGCCACCTCGCGCAGGCGGCAGCGGGGGTACGGCTGTCGCTGGCCCTGCTGCAGGAGCAGGAGCGGGCGGTGACTGCACGGGCCGAGGAGCGCAGGCACCTGGCCCGGGACCTCCACGACAGTGTCGGACCGGTGCTCAGCCATGCCGCCTCGGCCGTAGAGACGGCCTGCGCGGCAGTGCACACCGACCCCAGCAGGGCCGCTGACCTCGTGACCGGGGCACTGGTCCATATCCGGCAGGGCTCCGACGACCTGCGCTGGATCGCGCTGGGGCTGCGCTCACCCGTCGATCAGCTGGGGCTGCGTGAGGCCGTTCTGGCTTACCTCGACCGCGTCCCCGTGACCGTGCACACCGACATGCCCGACCTGCTCCCCCCGATGCCTGCGGCGGTCGAGGAGGCGGTGTACCGAATCCTGACCGAGGCGGTAACCGATGTGCTCCGGCACGCTCGCGCCGCATGCTGCTGGGTGAGCCTGGAACTGAGCGACGGGCACCTCACATTGACCGTTGCCGACGACGGCCAGGGACCGCCCGGAGCCGCTCGGCCGAGCGAAGGGCTGGCCTCGATACGGGAATGTGCCATCGCGATCGGGGGCATGTGCGAGTTCCGTGCCCGCTCCGGCGGCGGCCGCGCGTACATCGCACGTCTTCCCCGCAGCCTGCCCGGCGCACAGCTCCCGGCAACCCGGGAGGCGAGTCCCTTGCAGCCGGGACCACGCCACCGCGACAGTGACCGTGCTGGAGGTGAGCCATGA
- a CDS encoding tetratricopeptide repeat protein has protein sequence MTWIQLRVQPVDNRQDPVPRTPSVLGASVVPPTGRLPVETRGRDLVLGQLQEWLRRPPAATIVLVGLGGVGKSTVAVALAERALRGRRVRRRGRRVWWISAADELSLTAGLVTVARQLDATPADLHAVASGAPDAPDRFWSLLEQTAPGWLLIFDNADDPAVLAGGMSRWRGGWRRSVAGGGSAVSDGTGWIRPSPCGLTVVTSRDCDPRTWGRHAKVRPIGPVDEDASVRVLLDLAPQAGDEAGARLLAQRLGGLPLALYLAGTYLDSAVARWRTFTAYHHALDSAGRAPLLDDPQAESRAMVTRTWEISLDDLARCGVPHARPLLRLLSCWAAATSIPLDLLDVRYLACLLRPPAAGHAGEGDESDADQLETALRGLSRLGLIEARISGPQTAIVIHPVVADSNRIHLASGVARPGEPDADRVRRVAVDLITSALSGLSPYAPADWRRFQLIGAHLHALFGTVALHLVHEPLAALISAACTTACALDQSGAISVGESLCRAALDHASSLGEDHPLILQLQHQLAWETATMGGHDQAEGMYRLVYLARRRILGEDHPDTLVTRHELAWVAAAQKRWAEAESGYRSVLPALQRTLGEEHIATLYTGHELGWALANQGRLEEAEAELQPVLRTRRQVLGEEHPHTLTTIHELAWIMARRGRSTEAEVMYRQLLDARLRILSDEHHHTLSAHHELAWVLTLQSRWNEAAAEYEKVLRARRRVLGEPHPDTLATLSALQQLEHGQVADARHVA, from the coding sequence ATGACGTGGATCCAGTTACGGGTCCAGCCGGTGGACAACCGTCAGGACCCGGTGCCGCGGACGCCGTCGGTGCTGGGGGCGTCGGTGGTGCCGCCCACTGGGCGGTTGCCGGTCGAGACGCGCGGCCGCGACCTGGTGCTGGGACAGTTGCAGGAGTGGTTGCGCAGGCCCCCGGCGGCAACCATTGTGCTTGTCGGGCTTGGTGGTGTCGGCAAGTCGACGGTGGCGGTGGCGCTGGCCGAGCGTGCTCTCCGCGGAAGGAGGGTGCGCCGTCGGGGCAGGCGGGTGTGGTGGATTTCGGCCGCGGATGAGTTGAGTCTCACGGCCGGGCTGGTCACGGTCGCCCGGCAGCTGGATGCCACCCCCGCCGACCTGCATGCTGTGGCATCAGGGGCGCCGGACGCCCCTGACCGGTTCTGGTCGCTGCTGGAGCAGACAGCGCCCGGATGGCTGTTGATCTTCGATAACGCTGACGATCCTGCGGTGCTTGCCGGGGGTATGTCGAGATGGCGGGGCGGATGGAGGCGTTCCGTCGCGGGAGGCGGATCAGCGGTGAGTGACGGAACCGGCTGGATACGTCCGTCCCCGTGCGGACTGACCGTGGTGACAAGCCGGGACTGCGACCCGCGAACGTGGGGGCGGCACGCCAAGGTGCGTCCCATAGGTCCGGTGGATGAGGACGCCAGCGTCCGGGTGTTGCTCGACCTGGCCCCCCAGGCGGGAGACGAGGCCGGAGCGCGGCTGCTGGCCCAGCGGCTGGGCGGCCTGCCACTGGCGCTGTATCTCGCCGGAACATATCTGGACTCCGCCGTTGCGCGGTGGCGAACCTTCACCGCCTACCACCACGCACTCGACAGCGCTGGGAGGGCGCCGCTACTGGACGACCCTCAGGCGGAGTCTCGCGCCATGGTGACGCGGACGTGGGAAATCTCCCTGGACGATCTGGCGCGATGCGGAGTGCCGCACGCGCGTCCCCTGCTCCGCCTGCTCTCCTGCTGGGCCGCCGCAACCTCGATACCGCTGGACCTGCTCGACGTACGCTACCTCGCGTGCCTGCTTCGGCCGCCAGCCGCTGGCCATGCCGGTGAGGGGGACGAGAGCGACGCAGACCAACTAGAGACGGCGCTGCGCGGCCTGAGCAGGCTGGGCCTGATCGAAGCGCGGATATCCGGTCCGCAGACTGCGATCGTCATCCACCCGGTGGTGGCTGACAGCAACCGTATTCACCTGGCGTCGGGCGTCGCGCGCCCGGGCGAGCCGGACGCGGATCGCGTTCGGCGAGTCGCCGTCGATCTCATCACCTCGGCCCTGTCCGGTCTGAGTCCGTACGCGCCCGCCGACTGGCGACGCTTCCAGTTGATCGGTGCGCATCTGCATGCCCTGTTCGGCACTGTTGCCCTGCACTTGGTGCATGAGCCCCTCGCAGCGCTGATCTCAGCCGCCTGCACCACAGCTTGCGCCCTCGACCAGAGTGGAGCCATCAGTGTCGGCGAAAGCTTGTGCCGTGCTGCGTTGGACCACGCGTCCAGCCTCGGTGAGGATCACCCTCTGATCCTCCAACTCCAGCACCAGCTTGCGTGGGAGACGGCCACCATGGGCGGCCACGACCAAGCGGAGGGCATGTACCGACTGGTGTACCTGGCACGTCGGCGGATACTCGGCGAGGATCATCCCGACACGCTGGTCACCCGCCACGAGCTGGCCTGGGTCGCCGCCGCCCAAAAACGCTGGGCAGAGGCGGAGAGCGGCTACCGGAGTGTCCTGCCCGCTCTCCAAAGGACACTCGGTGAGGAGCACATCGCCACTCTGTACACCGGTCACGAACTCGGCTGGGCGCTGGCGAACCAGGGGCGGCTGGAGGAGGCCGAGGCCGAGCTGCAGCCCGTCCTGCGGACCCGGCGACAGGTACTCGGCGAGGAACATCCGCACACACTGACGACAATCCACGAGTTGGCGTGGATTATGGCCAGGCGCGGTAGGTCTACCGAAGCGGAGGTGATGTACCGGCAACTGCTGGACGCGCGCCTGCGGATACTCAGCGACGAGCACCACCACACCCTGTCCGCCCACCACGAACTGGCCTGGGTCCTGACCCTGCAAAGTCGTTGGAACGAGGCGGCGGCGGAGTACGAGAAGGTCCTGAGGGCCCGGCGCCGGGTGCTCGGAGAGCCCCACCCCGACACACTGGCGACCCTTTCGGCACTCCAGCAGCTCGAGCACGGTCAAGTCGCCGACGCACGCCACGTCGCCTGA
- a CDS encoding GAF domain-containing sensor histidine kinase: MNELTGAHTAHTATPRILGWLSRLATKRTAWGLCIAAMATATANGVFAVLSRATPRPEYHPWWLIAAESPTGLIFATLGLLAATRRPCNPAGWLLLAAGFGASLDLLSHSYGLYAVPRELSGGVLAAWISSWGFVLFIFPLMFLFLLFPNGHLSSVRWRFAARYVSVCGLISVSIGAFAPGPLGFGYFPSVSNPVGIAALLFSVTHVGLVSVFAILVPFLVSVSSLLFRYRNSTGLLRRQLNWVAWATMMTILLVAIQILVGDNPAGTIAVDLAPVLLGTAITIAILRHNLFDIDRMLSSTLIYAGLTAGVVGLYIGIVSAFGLLLQRSASGVAPLLATGVVAVVLQPLRTLLQRSVSRLVYGLRDDPYTALALLGRRMEATSDPKKILPEAAATVAEALRLPYVAIELDSTSATGIDRMRVATHGTEVREPLKLPLVHQSEEIGLLMVGLRPLDERFSAADLRLLRDVARHVAQAASAVRLSLALLSAQEHAVAAAAEERRRLARDLHDRVGPVLTGATWTLQAALTKLHTDLDATHGLLTTALVHMRQGTEDLRRISTGLRSPVDQLGLREAVLIYLERVPLTVHPALPDEIPRLPAATEEAAYWIVAEAVANVLRHAHADNCWVTVELGGALVLTVADDGRGLPDRFRPGVGMGSMRERAAEIGGTCQIHPRAGQGTEVVTRLPPSLPGAETQHSKQTVKGGIT, from the coding sequence ATGAACGAGCTCACGGGAGCTCACACGGCGCACACGGCGACTCCCCGCATACTGGGCTGGCTGTCACGTTTGGCGACGAAGCGAACAGCCTGGGGCCTGTGTATCGCTGCGATGGCCACCGCAACTGCGAATGGCGTCTTCGCAGTCCTGTCGCGTGCAACGCCACGCCCGGAATATCACCCGTGGTGGCTGATCGCCGCGGAATCCCCGACCGGTCTGATTTTCGCAACGCTTGGGCTGCTGGCGGCGACCCGCCGACCATGCAATCCCGCGGGGTGGCTGCTGCTGGCCGCCGGATTCGGTGCGTCCCTCGACCTCCTGAGCCATTCCTATGGGCTCTATGCGGTGCCGCGGGAGCTGTCGGGCGGCGTGCTGGCTGCCTGGATCAGCAGCTGGGGCTTCGTGCTCTTCATCTTCCCGCTGATGTTCCTCTTCCTGCTCTTCCCCAACGGCCATCTGTCGTCTGTGCGCTGGCGGTTCGCCGCCCGGTACGTGAGTGTCTGCGGGCTCATCAGCGTGTCCATCGGGGCTTTCGCTCCGGGGCCGCTGGGGTTCGGGTACTTTCCCTCGGTCTCCAACCCGGTGGGCATCGCAGCACTGCTGTTCAGCGTGACCCACGTGGGCCTCGTGTCGGTATTTGCGATCCTTGTCCCCTTTCTGGTGTCGGTTTCCTCGTTGCTGTTTCGGTATCGGAACTCCACCGGGCTTCTGCGCCGGCAGCTGAACTGGGTGGCCTGGGCCACCATGATGACCATCCTCCTGGTGGCGATACAGATCCTGGTGGGAGACAACCCTGCCGGAACGATTGCTGTTGATCTGGCGCCGGTACTCCTCGGCACGGCCATCACTATCGCGATCTTGCGCCACAACCTGTTCGACATCGACCGGATGCTCAGCAGCACGCTCATCTACGCCGGACTGACCGCCGGTGTCGTCGGCCTCTACATCGGCATCGTCAGCGCATTCGGGCTGCTGCTGCAACGTTCGGCCTCCGGGGTGGCTCCGTTGCTCGCGACGGGCGTGGTGGCCGTGGTGCTGCAGCCCCTGCGCACGCTGCTCCAGCGCTCGGTGAGCCGGCTCGTCTATGGCCTGAGGGATGACCCTTATACGGCACTGGCCCTGCTCGGCCGCCGTATGGAAGCAACGAGCGATCCGAAGAAGATCCTGCCCGAAGCTGCTGCGACCGTGGCCGAAGCTCTGCGTCTGCCCTACGTGGCCATCGAACTGGACAGCACTTCGGCGACGGGCATCGACCGGATGCGCGTAGCCACCCACGGCACCGAGGTCCGGGAACCGCTGAAACTACCCCTGGTACATCAGAGCGAAGAGATCGGCCTCCTGATGGTCGGGCTCCGCCCCTTGGACGAGCGCTTCTCGGCGGCGGATCTTCGCCTGCTGCGGGACGTGGCCCGGCACGTCGCGCAGGCCGCATCAGCCGTGCGGCTGTCGCTGGCCCTGCTGAGCGCGCAAGAGCACGCGGTCGCCGCGGCGGCCGAAGAACGCCGCCGACTGGCCAGAGACCTCCACGACAGGGTTGGCCCCGTGCTCACCGGAGCCACCTGGACCCTCCAAGCGGCCCTCACCAAGCTGCACACCGACCTCGACGCCACGCACGGACTGCTGACCACCGCCCTGGTCCATATGCGCCAAGGAACCGAAGACCTGCGCCGGATCTCCACGGGCTTGCGCTCACCGGTCGATCAGCTGGGGCTGCGTGAAGCCGTTCTGATCTATCTCGAGCGCGTGCCGCTGACCGTGCACCCCGCACTGCCCGACGAGATCCCGCGGCTGCCCGCGGCAACCGAGGAAGCGGCCTACTGGATCGTGGCCGAGGCGGTCGCCAACGTCCTCCGGCACGCCCACGCCGATAACTGCTGGGTGACCGTCGAACTGGGCGGTGCTCTCGTGCTGACCGTCGCGGACGACGGCAGGGGACTTCCCGACCGCTTCCGGCCCGGGGTGGGGATGGGGTCCATGCGCGAACGTGCCGCCGAGATCGGCGGAACCTGCCAGATCCATCCGCGTGCCGGCCAAGGCACCGAAGTCGTCACGCGCCTGCCGCCTTCCCTGCCCGGCGCAGAAACACAACACAGCAAACAGACAGTGAAGGGCGGGATCACATGA